From a single Silene latifolia isolate original U9 population chromosome 6, ASM4854445v1, whole genome shotgun sequence genomic region:
- the LOC141587952 gene encoding uncharacterized protein LOC141587952, whose product MPGDDGKSSGKNVILITSPPYLHPSDNPNLAVTQTVFNYNNYELWADAVKNGLDAKNKLGFIEGKVKKPRTVDGEDNIEEMAWRQCNAMLKAWLRNVIDEKLHLSIDFEVTAAEVWAELKDRYSARNAPRVHQLKGDLSECKQGRESIVEYYTRLKTIWDELANYIKIPKCTCGAGAMILKEREEEKVHQFWMGLDKTLYGGLRTNLLMEDPITTLNRAYALALREERHANVTRNKEERTEVAMATRAMSGNGGKSIHRQTEEEDDNPPPQCEYCGKYHHVEADCYEKHCDTKLIEDEL is encoded by the exons ATGCCAGGAGACGACGGAAAATCGTCCGGCAAAAATGTTATTTTAATAACCTCGCCTCCTTACCTTCATCCATCCGACAATCCCAATCTCGCTGTAACACAAACCGTttttaattacaacaactatGAATTGTGGGCTGACGCCGTTAAAAATGGTCTTGATGCGAAAAACAAATTAGGGTTCATTGAAGGAAAGGTCAAAAAGCCACGGACTGTCGACGGAGAAGACAACATCGAGGAAATGGCATGGCGGCAGTGTAATGCGATGCTGAAAGCATGGCTTCGGAATGTTATTGATGAAAAACTCCACCTGAGCATAGACTTTGAAGTCACGGCAGCAGAAGTATGGGCAGAATTAAAGGATCGCTACTCCGCAAGGAACGCACCCCGAGTGCATCAGTTAAAAGGGGATCTCAGTGAATGCAAACAAGGGCGTGAATCGATAGTGGAGTATTATACTAGGCTGAAAACTATTTGGGACGAACTTGCGAATTATATCAAGATCCCAAAGTGTACTTGCGGAGCAGGCGCCATGATACTTAAGGAGCGCGAGGAAGAAAAAGTGCACCAATTCTGGATGGGATTGGACAAAACCTTGTACGGTGGTCTCCGTACGAATCTGCTGATGGAGGACCCCATCACCACTCTGAACAGAGCCTATGCTTTGGCACTAAGGGAGGAACGTCATGCTAATGTGACGAGAAACAAAGAGGAGCGAACCGAAGTAGCCATGGCAACCAGAGCCATGAGTGGAAACGGAGGCAAAAGTATTCACAGGCAAACCGAGGAAGAAGATGACAACCCGCCACCACAATGTGAATATTGTGGAAAATACCACCATGTTGAAGCCGATTGCTACGAAAAGCAttgtgacac AAAACTTATTGAAGacgaactatga